The sequence below is a genomic window from Pecten maximus chromosome 14, xPecMax1.1, whole genome shotgun sequence.
ttactaAAAGTGATAATCGTCACTATAATGCCCCATACTTCAAGCACCATATAGCACCCTATAGTTCTTCTAAGAGTATAATCAAGTTCTGCTGAGTAAGTGATGTGGGttatatcatttcaaaatagtACACGTATATCAAAATTGTCTGAATCGTATATGCTGGATATTTAAGTACGAAAAGCAGAAAATAATAACATGACATTCCGGAGGGATATTCACTCCCACCATAGagtgatctttattggttctatgtaaaaCTGACTTTTTATCAATccccgatttacctgtgctcgctTGTGTTGTGAATGGAATTCCGACATTCAATAACATAGTTTTATTACACAAGAGTAAATGTGgttcaaagggagataacaacaGTATATTACAGGTCTCACACAACcaattatttcactatatgttattaccaatgactccatcccctcaatcgctcatttgaaatttaagtttgaagatttccctACCAGAAAAATTATGTTATTGGATACGTTAATATCATATAAAAGCTCACcagtacttggaagacagtaaccctgatatttacagtgggCAGGGGAACCCCCACCcggggaattcccgcctttttacacctagAATCCCACATCTTTTCATTTATACCAGGagtttatatttttgatttttagaaactcaagaccctactctttattctcgtatatagaaagtacccattgtatgtgttatttactcaggaaaaagCTACAAAGCCAAGAAACCCATTTTCTTTAGGAACTTGATTCAGGTGAAgcaccagctgattggctgaatgaGTTGTGCGTGACCTTACACAACACTTTAGTGATTCAACGGAGATAATTTCAATGTCACAAAAATGATTCAAGGTAACTATTGAGtgattaaagggagataactccagtGTATTACAAAACATATGAATGATTCAGGGGAGATACCTTCATTATCACTTCAGTGATTTAATGGAGATAATTCCTTTATATTACATAGCCACTGAGTGATTCAGGAAACTGATCACAACAGCATATTGCACAACACTTCAGGGATTCAAGGGGAGATAAgtacaatatatgatataacatTTGAGTGGTTTGATGGGAGATCAATTCAGTATGTTACATAACATTTGAGTGgttcaaggggagataactgcaGTACACTCTCCGTTATACCCATATTTGTATAATTGACTAAAAGTTGTTTCCCACTCCCCACAGTTTTCTGAATACGCCATCTGAATGAACTCCAGTATGCAAATCTGATGATTGTAGAGATATCGCAAATACCCTTTTTTGCAGCTGACGGTTAAAAAGCAATAAAAGTTCGTGTCAATTTCTGTGTCTCTAATGCAGTTCTTATCTATTTTCGAATGGCTGTCGTTGAGTTGAAGTGTCGCAATCGGAAAATAAGTTCATACAGCTAATAGATTGAGCTGAGCATCTCCTGCATGATGACAAATTAAAAATACTCCATTAGTTAGGACAGATTTAACACTCGTTCATCTAATACACCACAGCTGTCCTCTGTAAGACCTCTGTGAGCATATTTCCATAGATAAACCACAGCTATCCtttgtcagacctctgtgagacatacatacatagatacaccacagctattCTCTGTCAAACGtctgagacatacatagatacaccacaacTATCCTGTCgcagacctctgtgagacatacatacatagatacactaTTGCTATTCTGTGAATACCAGTGTTCTTCACATTAAAAGGATCCTGTGATTGTGATGACTCCCAGTAAGCCCTGATGGCCCTTTGATAGTCCCCGAGTGTTTGATAACAGATCCCCAGAAGTGTGTGAACGATCCAGTACTTGTGTCCTCCCTGTGCATCGTGATACTGAATCTGTATCAGTTGGTGTAATGCTTCATCACGCGCTCCGGTGTCTCCAATCTCGTGGTAACAAAGGAAGTTCAGGAACAAGACATATGGTAGAGGTGGAATGTTTATTAATTCTCCTATGAGCAGCTCTAGACAAAGATGAGGAAGATGCATGTACTTGCTTACAAATGTAATGCTGTGAATGTACGTTTTCTGGAGCCTTTCTAATGTGCAGCCAGGGTGATACAGGTGTTTGTACAATGTGCACAGTTCTGGATCAAGTTTATGGCATTTTTTGAAGTATGATGCTGGTTTCAATATTCGCCTGCTAAGCTCCAGGCATTTGCTGATATTTCCAgtcaaaaaatgaaaagttgCTAAATACAACCCTTCTGTACCGAATAAAGCCATGGGAGTCATCAAGTACTTACATTTCCTCAGACGCTGGTATTTGGCCTTGTTACCCGCAGCAGCCTCATTTCCACACATACCATTGGAGATTAGTCCTGATGAAAGACATCTGACACCATCCATAactttgacatacatgtatgtgtacattTCCTCTGCATTTGACTGTGATAAACATAAGTTTAATGCCTTTCCAATCATCATTGATGATGTGGTAAATGTTAATGAATACAATGACATAGGAAGAATATACGCGTCCTGATTCATAATATTTTCTTGTAAAGTCCGTGGACGAAGAAGCTCAGCCTGCATGGAGGTGTTACACAGATGCTCCAAAATTGAAGTTTCTTTAAAGTTGTTTACTGATAGGCTCTCCCATTTCATACGAGAGTAGTTGTCCAAAATCTCCAACAGTATTTGTTGATTCTGTCCGTGTATTTTCCTCTGGAACAAGTTGTTGACTCGGATGACGTAATTGGGACAGAATCCCGCCTTGACCCACGCAATCAGAATGTTGAAGcaaaaccaaaaacaataaaaaaggtTCTTGTCTTGCCAGAGCATTTGGCTTGAATTTTCTATTGCATGAAACATGATTGTTTTAAGGAAGTAGGAGCACAAGATGTCGTCATCCCCAATGGTTTCTTTTAATGTCTCCTTAATTTGtcttaaaacatatttcagcAGCACGTATACTTTGACTTGGATGTGACTAAAGGAATGAACTAATGATCTTTCTGCTGCTGCAAATGAGATTCTCCATTGTAAAAATGTATCGTCTGAACATTTATCCCCAACTGGAACAAGATGGCATCCACTGTTTACAATCTTGTTGATTAAGGTTGGATGTGGCCATCCATACAGACGTGTACGTGTAATCCATTCATTTGCTTCCTTTGGCCAACTGTTGTACGGAAAGCAACAAACTGTGTCTGCTCCAGCAAATTCTGTATAGTTATATCTAGCACTTGGTCCATTGGATTCAAATTTAAAACCTGTGGAAGACACTTGAGAAAGAACATGTTCCTCTCTGAAGATATCACTGGAAATAAAGAATGAATTCTCAATTCTAACTATTGATTTCAAAAAGGGTGCATCTACTGGTTGTTTTAGCTGAACTAGCTCTAATTGGACATAGCCAGGGCGACAGTCTGCCTCGCGAATGCACAGAATAGTTTTGTGTGCCAGGTGTTGAGGAATATTATTACACTGATCAGGGTGTACTCCTTCTATGTTTGTGAATACTAACATTCGGTCAATGTCTGAACCTTTTATAGAACATCCTTCTCCGTAACTTCCAGTTTTAATAAATTCactaaaatcttttttttcaaaaagttcACTTAAAACTATCAATCTCCTGTTGATGTTCATCGTCTTCTCTGTTCCTATGACACGCCTCTCCAGATATGTGGACAGGAGCGCAGACATCCTCTCACTTTCCTCAGGGTTCATCATGGTTATCTTCAGTGTTATTAAtctgttaaatatataaaaaaaaaatctgtagcTTCATGTTGTTACCTTACCAATTAACTCACCAactaaataatgtaaattatatacaatacacaatattacTCATTATCATGAAAATTATACGATGTATTCAAATGTTTTGACACTGTtatcaaaataatcataattCATCTCTAGCACATATGTAATATAACTCATTATatgttgtaaacatattttgaagttttttgATACTGTTATCAAAagctttttaaaaaatgaaaaaaaaaatcttcaaaaataaatgtttacttTGATATCTGTGAGTGTAAGATATTATTCTACAAAACTTACACTAATTAGTGTATATTCCATACCTGATGGAGTACTTACCTAGCTAGATTAGTCTACGTTTGATGTTTTACTCCTCTGGTCCATATTAGTGCGCTCATGACTGCGACACTATGACATGTGTTTTGGTATCTGTAGTCCGAGGCTTACTTCAGGACATTGAGCCATTGAAACATATCATATGACATAAATGTACTTTAAATTGGATTCCCATCTGACAGCTTAACATAACTCCCCTAGTTACCTTATATGGTATCACTTCAGTGTCACCATCATGttacaaaggtcaaggtcagttttAAAGTAGACTGACTAAAATGTTACATCAACCAAACTTTCATGCAAATAAAGAAAATTTCCTGGTAAGATACACAGGTATGAGAATGATTAACTCATCCTCAGGACTCAGACATTAATCACAGTTCAAGTGTGGAGGGGAAATTATTGTTGACATGGTGAACCACTTATCATTATGGACATGTACCATCGAGTGACAGTGTGTCCTCTCACGGTCTCTCCATCAAATTATCAAACGGGAAACAGAAACAACTCAACTAGATATGATCAATGTTCTATGTATTCAATCAATCGACAGTCAGACCAGCTCTGGGTCAGTAATGATATAAATGAGGAAACATTTCTCCCCAATATGTGGTGATATCATCTGAGATTTAAACCTTTATCCCTATCTCACTCTCAGAACCCATCATCGCGATCCATAGCTCTAACTTCAACTTGTATAattcacaggcgcttgcatagaaaatgtgattttcgaATTTAGTTTTTTGTAAGTTCCAGGTTGGTGTATTGGCGTTAGCCCTAAATACTTAAAattctggcgttgacacaaacTAACTACTAGAAATACCCCTAAAGTattatcttttctttctcatttcaaGTCAGTTTCTTTTTTCTGTAAGCCCTTCAGCCAGCTTAATTATTGTTAGAGTAGCGTTGGATGCttacacacattacatacaattacacttaatcaggtaattcatcaataacttaataTTATCTATGCAATTTAAAGTGGAATAATACTTTACAATGCGTTAAATTCTTTCACATTGTTGACACTTAGCGGCAAAATGATATCAAGTTTATGAAAAATCGAAATCAAGTAAGCAAATAATACGGTttcaaaaatttgaataaaaaacggtttcaaataaaatgaaactcatcctcaATTTTTCAATAATCACACAGTGATAAATCTTTATGCAAGTCCCGGGTCATTAATAATCTGACATTGTGAGATTCgtgaaaataaattgttgatGGATCACTGAACATaacgtacaaatcgtttggcaggtctgaagtatgatcttcgtatttgacgacgacatTATATTTGTAACATTTGTGGAAGTAAATGAACAGGtctgaagtaagtaatgttggtacacatgtatacgttccagtaacctgatgacagtcttattcgtaATACACTTTTCTTTCTGTTGGTTCTGATTTCAGTAAGCTGACAAGTTAATCATTTagataagcattttgttctacctttgtgacaaaagTATGCTTATCCATTTcccttttatctttttatttttttttctttaattttcaagtATGAAATGTCTAGGCCTTCTACGTGAATTTAATTGCAGAACAGACATTCTTGACTTTGTTTGCTTttcctgtgtac
It includes:
- the LOC117342827 gene encoding uncharacterized protein LOC117342827, with translation MMNPEESERMSALLSTYLERRVIGTEKTMNINRRLIVLSELFEKKDFSEFIKTGSYGEGCSIKGSDIDRMLVFTNIEGVHPDQCNNIPQHLAHKTILCIREADCRPGYVQLELVQLKQPVDAPFLKSIVRIENSFFISSDIFREEHVLSQVSSTGFKFESNGPSARYNYTEFAGADTVCCFPYNSWPKEANEWITRTRLYGWPHPTLINKIVNSGCHLVPVGDKCSDDTFLQWRISFAAAERSLVHSFSHIQVKVYVLLKYVLRQIKETLKETIGDDDILCSYFLKTIMFHAIENSSQMLWQDKNLFYCFWFCFNILIAWVKAGFCPNYVIRVNNLFQRKIHGQNQQILLEILDNYSRMKWESLSVNNFKETSILEHLCNTSMQAELLRPRTLQENIMNQDAYILPMSLYSLTFTTSSMMIGKALNLCLSQSNAEEMYTYMYVKVMDGVRCLSSGLISNGMCGNEAAAGNKAKYQRLRKCKYLMTPMALFGTEGLYLATFHFLTGNISKCLELSRRILKPASYFKKCHKLDPELCTLYKHLYHPGCTLERLQKTYIHSITFVSKYMHLPHLCLELLIGELINIPPLPYVLFLNFLCYHEIGDTGARDEALHQLIQIQYHDAQGGHKYWIVHTLLGICYQTLGDYQRAIRAYWESSQSQDPFNVKNTGIHRIAIVYLCMYVSQRSATG